A DNA window from Corvus cornix cornix isolate S_Up_H32 chromosome 13, ASM73873v5, whole genome shotgun sequence contains the following coding sequences:
- the SH3PXD2B gene encoding SH3 and PX domain-containing protein 2B isoform X2 codes for MPRRSIAEVKVLDVQKRRIPNKHYVYIIKVTWSNGATEVIYRRYSKFFDLQMQMLDKFPMEGGQKDPKQRIIPFLPGKILFRRSHIRDVAVKRLIPIDEYCKALIQLPPYISQCEEVLQFFETRPDDLTPPKEEPTGKKRSGADGASAEPLVLEQYVVVADYQKQESSEISLCVGQVVDIIEKNESGWWFVSTLEEQGWVPATCLEAQDGVQEEFSMQPDEEEKYTVIYPYTARDQDEMNLDKGAVVVVIQKNLEGWWKIRYQGQEGWAPASYLRKGNGDVFPQKLGSGSSAHSSALDLDGVSRQQVLASRDRDGPGGQRDGRFESRPPPNADIRRKSPKMRQRPPPRRDLTIPRGLNLPKPPVPPQVEEEYYTIADFQTTIPDGISFQAGMKVEVIEKNLSGWWYIQIEEKEGWAPATFIDKYKKTSNASRPNFLAPLPNEMAQLRLGDTDGSAGEEATGPCRPLPEAPPNGMDCTGRWGKDWKGKEAPDSGDLSFAGGYEEISDRDTEEKPSLPPRKESIIKSEGELLERQRPPPKPPGMILPMIPPKQSAAPKDSKKPELKPEKGKLFQLKNEMGLECGHKVSAKEVKKPNLRPIVKPTKPKAEPVEDKPDPITQNPFLKSRPQIRPKPSASPRADPPPADDKLDICSLRSKLRPAKCPEKPSEQDPAAGESSFSNATEAGGRFPERPGVESKALPKLDSHGPKEALPKSPLGPATPPCARDAPLQRPVVPPRRPPPPKKMGGPGSVPAEPRAPAREAPEIRPSAVPGRPMLVPPKAKPFLAASLQDEAKARSSVNPKVISKPVERAEAKERSSAPVSSPDISREALYVAVADFEGDEETNSFREGTLFEVREKNSSGWWFCKVLTGGPCWEGWIPSNYLRKKP; via the exons GGAAGATCCTCTTCCGCCGGAGCCACATCCGCGACGTCGCCGTCAAGCGCCTGATCCCTATTGATGAGTACTGCAAG GCTCTGATCCAGCTGCCTCCCTACATCTCCCAGTGCgaggaggtgctccagttcTTCGAGACACGGCCTGATGACCTGACCCCCCCCAAGGA ggAGCCCACTGGAAAGAAGAGGTCTG GAGCTGACGGTGCCTCGGCTGAGCCCCTGGTGCTGGAGCAGTATGTCGTGGTGGCCGACTACCAGAAGCAGGAGAGCTCGGAGATCAGCCTGTGCGTGGGCCAGGTGGTGGATATCATTGAGAAGAACGAATCAG GCTGGTGGTTTGTGAGCACGTTGGAGGAGCAAGGCTGGGTGCCAGCGACCTGCCTGGAGGCCCAGGATGGAGTCCAGGAGGAGTTCTCAATGCAGCCTGATGAAG AGGAGAAGTACACGGTTATTTACCCCTACACTGCCAGAGACCAGGATGAAATGAACCTGGACAAAGGggctgtggtggtggtgatCCAGAAGAACCTGGAGGGCTGGTGGAAAATCAG GTACCAGGGCCAGGAGGGCTGGGCCCCTGCCTCCTACCTCAGGAAGGGGAATGGAGATGTGTTCCCACAGAAGCTGGGCTCGGGCTCCTCAGCTCACTCGAGTGCCCTGGATCTGGACGGCGTCTCCCGGCAGCAGGTCCtggccagcagggacagggacgggCCGGGGGGCCAGAGGGACGGGAGGTTCGAGAGCCGGCCCCCGCCCAACGCCGACATCCGCCGCA AGTCACCAAAGATGAGGCAGAGGCCACCTCCTCGCCGAGACCTCACCATA CCCCGTGGTTTGAACCTGCCGAAGCCTCCTGTCCCCCCTCAAGTGGAAGAGGAATATTACACCATCGCTGACTTCCAGACCACCATCCCTGATGGCATCAGCTTCCAGGCAGGAATGAAAGTAGAG GTCATTGAGAAGAACCTGAGCGGCTGGTGGTACATCCAGATCGAGGAGAAGGAAGGCTGGGCCCCTGCCACCTTCATTGATAAGTACAAGAAAACCAGCAATGCCTCCAGGCCCAATTTCCTGGCTCCCCTTCCCAACGAGATGGCGCAGCTGCGGCTCGGCGACACCGACGGCAGCGCCGGCGAGGAGGCGACGGGGCCCTGCCGACCTCTGCCAGAGGCTCCTCCCAATGGCATGGACTGCACTGGGAGGTGGGGCAAGGactggaaggggaaggaggcTCCCGACAGCGGGGACCTGTCCTTCGCCGGGGGCTACGAGGAGATCTCGGACCGCGACACGGAGGAGAAGCCCAGCCTTCCGCCCAGGAAGGAGTCCATCATTAAGTCAGAAGGAGAGTTGCTGGAGAGGCAGAGACCTCCCCCCAAGCCGCCGGGCATGATTTTGCCCATGATCCCACCCAAGCAGTCGGCAGCCCCGAAGGACAGCAAGAAGCCGGAGCTCAAGCCGGAGAAGGGCAAACTCTTCCAGCTGAAAAACGAGATGGGACTGGAATGTGGACACAAGGTGTCGGCCAAGGAGGTGAAGAAGCCAAACCTCCGGCCCATTGTCAAGCCAACCAAGCCAAAAGCTGAGCCTGTGGAGGACAAACCTGACCCCATCACCCAGAACCCGTTCTTGAAGTCAAGACCTCAGATCAGGCCAAAACCCTCTGCGTCCCCCCGCGCTGACCCACCCCCAGCCGATGACAAACTGGACATTTGCAGCCTGCGGAGCAAGCTGAGACCTGCCAAGTGCCCAGAGAAACCCTCGGAGCAGGACCCCGCTGCCGGGGAAAGCTCCTTCAGCAATGCCACAGAGGCTGGCGGGAGGTTTCCGGAGCGGCCGGGTGTGGAGAGCAAAGCCCTGCCCAAGCTGGACAGCCACGGCCCCAAAGAGGCACTGCCCAAATCTCCCCTGGGCCCAGcaaccccaccctgtgccagggacgCCCCTCTGCAGCGCCCTGTGGTGCCACCTCGCAGGCCACCTCCCCCCAAGAAGATGGGGGGTCCTGGCTCCGTCCCCGCCGAGCCCAGGGCCCCGGCACGGGAAGCTCCCGAGATCAGGccctctgcagtgccagggaggCCCATGCTGGTCCCTCCCAAAGCCAAGCCCTTCCTCGCTGCCTCTCTCCAAGACGAAGCCAAAGCCAGAAGCAGCGTGAACCCAAAGGTCATCTCCAAGCCTGTGGAGAGAGCGGAGGCCAAGGAGAGGAGCTCAGCCCCCGTCTCCAGCCCGGACATCTCCAGGGAAGCTCTCTACGTGGCAGTGGCGGATTTTGAAGGTGATGAGGAGACCAACAGCTTCAGAGAAGGGACTTTGTTTGAAGTTCGTGAGAAGAACAGCAGTGGCTGGTGGTTCTGCAAGGTCCTGACTGGGGGGCCCTGCTGGGAGGGCTGGATCCCTTCCAATTACCTGCGGAAGAAGCCGTAG
- the SH3PXD2B gene encoding SH3 and PX domain-containing protein 2B isoform X4 encodes MPRRSIAEVKVLDVQKRRIPNKHYVYIIKVTWSNGATEVIYRRYSKFFDLQMQMLDKFPMEGGQKDPKQRIIPFLPGKILFRRSHIRDVAVKRLIPIDEYCKALIQLPPYISQCEEVLQFFETRPDDLTPPKEEPTGKKRSGWWFVSTLEEQGWVPATCLEAQDGVQEEFSMQPDEEEKYTVIYPYTARDQDEMNLDKGAVVVVIQKNLEGWWKIRYQGQEGWAPASYLRKGNGDVFPQKLGSGSSAHSSALDLDGVSRQQVLASRDRDGPGGQRDGRFESRPPPNADIRRKSPKMRQRPPPRRDLTIPRGLNLPKPPVPPQVEEEYYTIADFQTTIPDGISFQAGMKVEVIEKNLSGWWYIQIEEKEGWAPATFIDKYKKTSNASRPNFLAPLPNEMAQLRLGDTDGSAGEEATGPCRPLPEAPPNGMDCTGRWGKDWKGKEAPDSGDLSFAGGYEEISDRDTEEKPSLPPRKESIIKSEGELLERQRPPPKPPGMILPMIPPKQSAAPKDSKKPELKPEKGKLFQLKNEMGLECGHKVSAKEVKKPNLRPIVKPTKPKAEPVEDKPDPITQNPFLKSRPQIRPKPSASPRADPPPADDKLDICSLRSKLRPAKCPEKPSEQDPAAGESSFSNATEAGGRFPERPGVESKALPKLDSHGPKEALPKSPLGPATPPCARDAPLQRPVVPPRRPPPPKKMGGPGSVPAEPRAPAREAPEIRPSAVPGRPMLVPPKAKPFLAASLQDEAKARSSVNPKVISKPVERAEAKERSSAPVSSPDISREALYVAVADFEGDEETNSFREGTLFEVREKNSSGWWFCKVLTGGPCWEGWIPSNYLRKKP; translated from the exons GGAAGATCCTCTTCCGCCGGAGCCACATCCGCGACGTCGCCGTCAAGCGCCTGATCCCTATTGATGAGTACTGCAAG GCTCTGATCCAGCTGCCTCCCTACATCTCCCAGTGCgaggaggtgctccagttcTTCGAGACACGGCCTGATGACCTGACCCCCCCCAAGGA ggAGCCCACTGGAAAGAAGAGGTCTG GCTGGTGGTTTGTGAGCACGTTGGAGGAGCAAGGCTGGGTGCCAGCGACCTGCCTGGAGGCCCAGGATGGAGTCCAGGAGGAGTTCTCAATGCAGCCTGATGAAG AGGAGAAGTACACGGTTATTTACCCCTACACTGCCAGAGACCAGGATGAAATGAACCTGGACAAAGGggctgtggtggtggtgatCCAGAAGAACCTGGAGGGCTGGTGGAAAATCAG GTACCAGGGCCAGGAGGGCTGGGCCCCTGCCTCCTACCTCAGGAAGGGGAATGGAGATGTGTTCCCACAGAAGCTGGGCTCGGGCTCCTCAGCTCACTCGAGTGCCCTGGATCTGGACGGCGTCTCCCGGCAGCAGGTCCtggccagcagggacagggacgggCCGGGGGGCCAGAGGGACGGGAGGTTCGAGAGCCGGCCCCCGCCCAACGCCGACATCCGCCGCA AGTCACCAAAGATGAGGCAGAGGCCACCTCCTCGCCGAGACCTCACCATA CCCCGTGGTTTGAACCTGCCGAAGCCTCCTGTCCCCCCTCAAGTGGAAGAGGAATATTACACCATCGCTGACTTCCAGACCACCATCCCTGATGGCATCAGCTTCCAGGCAGGAATGAAAGTAGAG GTCATTGAGAAGAACCTGAGCGGCTGGTGGTACATCCAGATCGAGGAGAAGGAAGGCTGGGCCCCTGCCACCTTCATTGATAAGTACAAGAAAACCAGCAATGCCTCCAGGCCCAATTTCCTGGCTCCCCTTCCCAACGAGATGGCGCAGCTGCGGCTCGGCGACACCGACGGCAGCGCCGGCGAGGAGGCGACGGGGCCCTGCCGACCTCTGCCAGAGGCTCCTCCCAATGGCATGGACTGCACTGGGAGGTGGGGCAAGGactggaaggggaaggaggcTCCCGACAGCGGGGACCTGTCCTTCGCCGGGGGCTACGAGGAGATCTCGGACCGCGACACGGAGGAGAAGCCCAGCCTTCCGCCCAGGAAGGAGTCCATCATTAAGTCAGAAGGAGAGTTGCTGGAGAGGCAGAGACCTCCCCCCAAGCCGCCGGGCATGATTTTGCCCATGATCCCACCCAAGCAGTCGGCAGCCCCGAAGGACAGCAAGAAGCCGGAGCTCAAGCCGGAGAAGGGCAAACTCTTCCAGCTGAAAAACGAGATGGGACTGGAATGTGGACACAAGGTGTCGGCCAAGGAGGTGAAGAAGCCAAACCTCCGGCCCATTGTCAAGCCAACCAAGCCAAAAGCTGAGCCTGTGGAGGACAAACCTGACCCCATCACCCAGAACCCGTTCTTGAAGTCAAGACCTCAGATCAGGCCAAAACCCTCTGCGTCCCCCCGCGCTGACCCACCCCCAGCCGATGACAAACTGGACATTTGCAGCCTGCGGAGCAAGCTGAGACCTGCCAAGTGCCCAGAGAAACCCTCGGAGCAGGACCCCGCTGCCGGGGAAAGCTCCTTCAGCAATGCCACAGAGGCTGGCGGGAGGTTTCCGGAGCGGCCGGGTGTGGAGAGCAAAGCCCTGCCCAAGCTGGACAGCCACGGCCCCAAAGAGGCACTGCCCAAATCTCCCCTGGGCCCAGcaaccccaccctgtgccagggacgCCCCTCTGCAGCGCCCTGTGGTGCCACCTCGCAGGCCACCTCCCCCCAAGAAGATGGGGGGTCCTGGCTCCGTCCCCGCCGAGCCCAGGGCCCCGGCACGGGAAGCTCCCGAGATCAGGccctctgcagtgccagggaggCCCATGCTGGTCCCTCCCAAAGCCAAGCCCTTCCTCGCTGCCTCTCTCCAAGACGAAGCCAAAGCCAGAAGCAGCGTGAACCCAAAGGTCATCTCCAAGCCTGTGGAGAGAGCGGAGGCCAAGGAGAGGAGCTCAGCCCCCGTCTCCAGCCCGGACATCTCCAGGGAAGCTCTCTACGTGGCAGTGGCGGATTTTGAAGGTGATGAGGAGACCAACAGCTTCAGAGAAGGGACTTTGTTTGAAGTTCGTGAGAAGAACAGCAGTGGCTGGTGGTTCTGCAAGGTCCTGACTGGGGGGCCCTGCTGGGAGGGCTGGATCCCTTCCAATTACCTGCGGAAGAAGCCGTAG
- the SH3PXD2B gene encoding SH3 and PX domain-containing protein 2B isoform X1 encodes MPRRSIAEVKVLDVQKRRIPNKHYVYIIKVTWSNGATEVIYRRYSKFFDLQMQMLDKFPMEGGQKDPKQRIIPFLPGKILFRRSHIRDVAVKRLIPIDEYCKALIQLPPYISQCEEVLQFFETRPDDLTPPKEEPTGKKRSGIIQRTASFLQRGADGASAEPLVLEQYVVVADYQKQESSEISLCVGQVVDIIEKNESGWWFVSTLEEQGWVPATCLEAQDGVQEEFSMQPDEEEKYTVIYPYTARDQDEMNLDKGAVVVVIQKNLEGWWKIRYQGQEGWAPASYLRKGNGDVFPQKLGSGSSAHSSALDLDGVSRQQVLASRDRDGPGGQRDGRFESRPPPNADIRRKSPKMRQRPPPRRDLTIPRGLNLPKPPVPPQVEEEYYTIADFQTTIPDGISFQAGMKVEVIEKNLSGWWYIQIEEKEGWAPATFIDKYKKTSNASRPNFLAPLPNEMAQLRLGDTDGSAGEEATGPCRPLPEAPPNGMDCTGRWGKDWKGKEAPDSGDLSFAGGYEEISDRDTEEKPSLPPRKESIIKSEGELLERQRPPPKPPGMILPMIPPKQSAAPKDSKKPELKPEKGKLFQLKNEMGLECGHKVSAKEVKKPNLRPIVKPTKPKAEPVEDKPDPITQNPFLKSRPQIRPKPSASPRADPPPADDKLDICSLRSKLRPAKCPEKPSEQDPAAGESSFSNATEAGGRFPERPGVESKALPKLDSHGPKEALPKSPLGPATPPCARDAPLQRPVVPPRRPPPPKKMGGPGSVPAEPRAPAREAPEIRPSAVPGRPMLVPPKAKPFLAASLQDEAKARSSVNPKVISKPVERAEAKERSSAPVSSPDISREALYVAVADFEGDEETNSFREGTLFEVREKNSSGWWFCKVLTGGPCWEGWIPSNYLRKKP; translated from the exons GGAAGATCCTCTTCCGCCGGAGCCACATCCGCGACGTCGCCGTCAAGCGCCTGATCCCTATTGATGAGTACTGCAAG GCTCTGATCCAGCTGCCTCCCTACATCTCCCAGTGCgaggaggtgctccagttcTTCGAGACACGGCCTGATGACCTGACCCCCCCCAAGGA ggAGCCCACTGGAAAGAAGAGGTCTG GGATTATCCAGAGAACGGCCTCTTTCCTGCAGAGAG GAGCTGACGGTGCCTCGGCTGAGCCCCTGGTGCTGGAGCAGTATGTCGTGGTGGCCGACTACCAGAAGCAGGAGAGCTCGGAGATCAGCCTGTGCGTGGGCCAGGTGGTGGATATCATTGAGAAGAACGAATCAG GCTGGTGGTTTGTGAGCACGTTGGAGGAGCAAGGCTGGGTGCCAGCGACCTGCCTGGAGGCCCAGGATGGAGTCCAGGAGGAGTTCTCAATGCAGCCTGATGAAG AGGAGAAGTACACGGTTATTTACCCCTACACTGCCAGAGACCAGGATGAAATGAACCTGGACAAAGGggctgtggtggtggtgatCCAGAAGAACCTGGAGGGCTGGTGGAAAATCAG GTACCAGGGCCAGGAGGGCTGGGCCCCTGCCTCCTACCTCAGGAAGGGGAATGGAGATGTGTTCCCACAGAAGCTGGGCTCGGGCTCCTCAGCTCACTCGAGTGCCCTGGATCTGGACGGCGTCTCCCGGCAGCAGGTCCtggccagcagggacagggacgggCCGGGGGGCCAGAGGGACGGGAGGTTCGAGAGCCGGCCCCCGCCCAACGCCGACATCCGCCGCA AGTCACCAAAGATGAGGCAGAGGCCACCTCCTCGCCGAGACCTCACCATA CCCCGTGGTTTGAACCTGCCGAAGCCTCCTGTCCCCCCTCAAGTGGAAGAGGAATATTACACCATCGCTGACTTCCAGACCACCATCCCTGATGGCATCAGCTTCCAGGCAGGAATGAAAGTAGAG GTCATTGAGAAGAACCTGAGCGGCTGGTGGTACATCCAGATCGAGGAGAAGGAAGGCTGGGCCCCTGCCACCTTCATTGATAAGTACAAGAAAACCAGCAATGCCTCCAGGCCCAATTTCCTGGCTCCCCTTCCCAACGAGATGGCGCAGCTGCGGCTCGGCGACACCGACGGCAGCGCCGGCGAGGAGGCGACGGGGCCCTGCCGACCTCTGCCAGAGGCTCCTCCCAATGGCATGGACTGCACTGGGAGGTGGGGCAAGGactggaaggggaaggaggcTCCCGACAGCGGGGACCTGTCCTTCGCCGGGGGCTACGAGGAGATCTCGGACCGCGACACGGAGGAGAAGCCCAGCCTTCCGCCCAGGAAGGAGTCCATCATTAAGTCAGAAGGAGAGTTGCTGGAGAGGCAGAGACCTCCCCCCAAGCCGCCGGGCATGATTTTGCCCATGATCCCACCCAAGCAGTCGGCAGCCCCGAAGGACAGCAAGAAGCCGGAGCTCAAGCCGGAGAAGGGCAAACTCTTCCAGCTGAAAAACGAGATGGGACTGGAATGTGGACACAAGGTGTCGGCCAAGGAGGTGAAGAAGCCAAACCTCCGGCCCATTGTCAAGCCAACCAAGCCAAAAGCTGAGCCTGTGGAGGACAAACCTGACCCCATCACCCAGAACCCGTTCTTGAAGTCAAGACCTCAGATCAGGCCAAAACCCTCTGCGTCCCCCCGCGCTGACCCACCCCCAGCCGATGACAAACTGGACATTTGCAGCCTGCGGAGCAAGCTGAGACCTGCCAAGTGCCCAGAGAAACCCTCGGAGCAGGACCCCGCTGCCGGGGAAAGCTCCTTCAGCAATGCCACAGAGGCTGGCGGGAGGTTTCCGGAGCGGCCGGGTGTGGAGAGCAAAGCCCTGCCCAAGCTGGACAGCCACGGCCCCAAAGAGGCACTGCCCAAATCTCCCCTGGGCCCAGcaaccccaccctgtgccagggacgCCCCTCTGCAGCGCCCTGTGGTGCCACCTCGCAGGCCACCTCCCCCCAAGAAGATGGGGGGTCCTGGCTCCGTCCCCGCCGAGCCCAGGGCCCCGGCACGGGAAGCTCCCGAGATCAGGccctctgcagtgccagggaggCCCATGCTGGTCCCTCCCAAAGCCAAGCCCTTCCTCGCTGCCTCTCTCCAAGACGAAGCCAAAGCCAGAAGCAGCGTGAACCCAAAGGTCATCTCCAAGCCTGTGGAGAGAGCGGAGGCCAAGGAGAGGAGCTCAGCCCCCGTCTCCAGCCCGGACATCTCCAGGGAAGCTCTCTACGTGGCAGTGGCGGATTTTGAAGGTGATGAGGAGACCAACAGCTTCAGAGAAGGGACTTTGTTTGAAGTTCGTGAGAAGAACAGCAGTGGCTGGTGGTTCTGCAAGGTCCTGACTGGGGGGCCCTGCTGGGAGGGCTGGATCCCTTCCAATTACCTGCGGAAGAAGCCGTAG
- the SH3PXD2B gene encoding SH3 and PX domain-containing protein 2B isoform X3 produces MSTARGNKILKSTTNYFHTNQIECVTSRHVKDLMIPKVFSNLVHSVILWYLQQPWNGLKALIQLPPYISQCEEVLQFFETRPDDLTPPKEEPTGKKRSGIIQRTASFLQRGADGASAEPLVLEQYVVVADYQKQESSEISLCVGQVVDIIEKNESGWWFVSTLEEQGWVPATCLEAQDGVQEEFSMQPDEEEKYTVIYPYTARDQDEMNLDKGAVVVVIQKNLEGWWKIRYQGQEGWAPASYLRKGNGDVFPQKLGSGSSAHSSALDLDGVSRQQVLASRDRDGPGGQRDGRFESRPPPNADIRRKSPKMRQRPPPRRDLTIPRGLNLPKPPVPPQVEEEYYTIADFQTTIPDGISFQAGMKVEVIEKNLSGWWYIQIEEKEGWAPATFIDKYKKTSNASRPNFLAPLPNEMAQLRLGDTDGSAGEEATGPCRPLPEAPPNGMDCTGRWGKDWKGKEAPDSGDLSFAGGYEEISDRDTEEKPSLPPRKESIIKSEGELLERQRPPPKPPGMILPMIPPKQSAAPKDSKKPELKPEKGKLFQLKNEMGLECGHKVSAKEVKKPNLRPIVKPTKPKAEPVEDKPDPITQNPFLKSRPQIRPKPSASPRADPPPADDKLDICSLRSKLRPAKCPEKPSEQDPAAGESSFSNATEAGGRFPERPGVESKALPKLDSHGPKEALPKSPLGPATPPCARDAPLQRPVVPPRRPPPPKKMGGPGSVPAEPRAPAREAPEIRPSAVPGRPMLVPPKAKPFLAASLQDEAKARSSVNPKVISKPVERAEAKERSSAPVSSPDISREALYVAVADFEGDEETNSFREGTLFEVREKNSSGWWFCKVLTGGPCWEGWIPSNYLRKKP; encoded by the exons ATGAGTACTGCAAG gggaaacaaaatactgaagtcCACGACAAATTATTTTCACACAAATCAAATCGAGTGTGTCACATCTCGTCACGTCAAAGACTTGATGATcccaaaggtcttttccaacctagttcattctgtgattctgtggtacTTGCAGCAGCCATGGAATGGCCTCAAG GCTCTGATCCAGCTGCCTCCCTACATCTCCCAGTGCgaggaggtgctccagttcTTCGAGACACGGCCTGATGACCTGACCCCCCCCAAGGA ggAGCCCACTGGAAAGAAGAGGTCTG GGATTATCCAGAGAACGGCCTCTTTCCTGCAGAGAG GAGCTGACGGTGCCTCGGCTGAGCCCCTGGTGCTGGAGCAGTATGTCGTGGTGGCCGACTACCAGAAGCAGGAGAGCTCGGAGATCAGCCTGTGCGTGGGCCAGGTGGTGGATATCATTGAGAAGAACGAATCAG GCTGGTGGTTTGTGAGCACGTTGGAGGAGCAAGGCTGGGTGCCAGCGACCTGCCTGGAGGCCCAGGATGGAGTCCAGGAGGAGTTCTCAATGCAGCCTGATGAAG AGGAGAAGTACACGGTTATTTACCCCTACACTGCCAGAGACCAGGATGAAATGAACCTGGACAAAGGggctgtggtggtggtgatCCAGAAGAACCTGGAGGGCTGGTGGAAAATCAG GTACCAGGGCCAGGAGGGCTGGGCCCCTGCCTCCTACCTCAGGAAGGGGAATGGAGATGTGTTCCCACAGAAGCTGGGCTCGGGCTCCTCAGCTCACTCGAGTGCCCTGGATCTGGACGGCGTCTCCCGGCAGCAGGTCCtggccagcagggacagggacgggCCGGGGGGCCAGAGGGACGGGAGGTTCGAGAGCCGGCCCCCGCCCAACGCCGACATCCGCCGCA AGTCACCAAAGATGAGGCAGAGGCCACCTCCTCGCCGAGACCTCACCATA CCCCGTGGTTTGAACCTGCCGAAGCCTCCTGTCCCCCCTCAAGTGGAAGAGGAATATTACACCATCGCTGACTTCCAGACCACCATCCCTGATGGCATCAGCTTCCAGGCAGGAATGAAAGTAGAG GTCATTGAGAAGAACCTGAGCGGCTGGTGGTACATCCAGATCGAGGAGAAGGAAGGCTGGGCCCCTGCCACCTTCATTGATAAGTACAAGAAAACCAGCAATGCCTCCAGGCCCAATTTCCTGGCTCCCCTTCCCAACGAGATGGCGCAGCTGCGGCTCGGCGACACCGACGGCAGCGCCGGCGAGGAGGCGACGGGGCCCTGCCGACCTCTGCCAGAGGCTCCTCCCAATGGCATGGACTGCACTGGGAGGTGGGGCAAGGactggaaggggaaggaggcTCCCGACAGCGGGGACCTGTCCTTCGCCGGGGGCTACGAGGAGATCTCGGACCGCGACACGGAGGAGAAGCCCAGCCTTCCGCCCAGGAAGGAGTCCATCATTAAGTCAGAAGGAGAGTTGCTGGAGAGGCAGAGACCTCCCCCCAAGCCGCCGGGCATGATTTTGCCCATGATCCCACCCAAGCAGTCGGCAGCCCCGAAGGACAGCAAGAAGCCGGAGCTCAAGCCGGAGAAGGGCAAACTCTTCCAGCTGAAAAACGAGATGGGACTGGAATGTGGACACAAGGTGTCGGCCAAGGAGGTGAAGAAGCCAAACCTCCGGCCCATTGTCAAGCCAACCAAGCCAAAAGCTGAGCCTGTGGAGGACAAACCTGACCCCATCACCCAGAACCCGTTCTTGAAGTCAAGACCTCAGATCAGGCCAAAACCCTCTGCGTCCCCCCGCGCTGACCCACCCCCAGCCGATGACAAACTGGACATTTGCAGCCTGCGGAGCAAGCTGAGACCTGCCAAGTGCCCAGAGAAACCCTCGGAGCAGGACCCCGCTGCCGGGGAAAGCTCCTTCAGCAATGCCACAGAGGCTGGCGGGAGGTTTCCGGAGCGGCCGGGTGTGGAGAGCAAAGCCCTGCCCAAGCTGGACAGCCACGGCCCCAAAGAGGCACTGCCCAAATCTCCCCTGGGCCCAGcaaccccaccctgtgccagggacgCCCCTCTGCAGCGCCCTGTGGTGCCACCTCGCAGGCCACCTCCCCCCAAGAAGATGGGGGGTCCTGGCTCCGTCCCCGCCGAGCCCAGGGCCCCGGCACGGGAAGCTCCCGAGATCAGGccctctgcagtgccagggaggCCCATGCTGGTCCCTCCCAAAGCCAAGCCCTTCCTCGCTGCCTCTCTCCAAGACGAAGCCAAAGCCAGAAGCAGCGTGAACCCAAAGGTCATCTCCAAGCCTGTGGAGAGAGCGGAGGCCAAGGAGAGGAGCTCAGCCCCCGTCTCCAGCCCGGACATCTCCAGGGAAGCTCTCTACGTGGCAGTGGCGGATTTTGAAGGTGATGAGGAGACCAACAGCTTCAGAGAAGGGACTTTGTTTGAAGTTCGTGAGAAGAACAGCAGTGGCTGGTGGTTCTGCAAGGTCCTGACTGGGGGGCCCTGCTGGGAGGGCTGGATCCCTTCCAATTACCTGCGGAAGAAGCCGTAG